From the Candidatus Obscuribacterales bacterium genome, the window GCTCAGCAACTTCCCACAGTGATCGATCGACCAGATCATTGACTGCATTGGTTGCACAGTCCAGTGATCCTCTGTCGAGGCCACTATACATCTCGCTTGAAGGGACATTAACCGGTATGCCACCCGCCTCTTCCACCCAAGCAGAAACGGTAGATCCGGCAGTACGGATGCGTTTTCCACGTAGCTCTTCAAGGTTTCTGACAGGCTCCCGACACATTAGTACATACGGTGGTGTGGTGTATGCGCCGAGGTAGACAATATTCAACTCTTTCCACTCGGCAAGCTGGGTAGGATTGTTCAGACTAAAATCTGTTACGGCGAGAGCAGCGACCAGCGGATCGGAGTAATTGAACCCGAGTTCCTGAACAGCATTTGCCACCGGCATTTCGGAAGGAGTATAGATGGCAGCATGGTGAGCGACCTGGACGATGTTGTCCTGGATACCCTGCAGGCTGGCGCGTGGTGCCAGCAGAACAGTACCGGTGTAGACCTCAGGCTTCAGTTCACCATCTGAAAGCTGTTCCACCGTCTCGGCCCACTCGATGTAGCCGTAGCGGGAGAAAGGATGCTGTTGGTCGTAGAACGAGTTGGCAATGAATGAGGTCGAGGCTTGCGCTGTAGTGACGTA encodes:
- a CDS encoding C4-dicarboxylate TRAP transporter substrate-binding protein, which codes for MNFARNALTLAVAALALPVYVTTAQASTSFIANSFYDQQHPFSRYGYIEWAETVEQLSDGELKPEVYTGTVLLAPRASLQGIQDNIVQVAHHAAIYTPSEMPVANAVQELGFNYSDPLVAALAVTDFSLNNPTQLAEWKELNIVYLGAYTTPPYVLMCREPVRNLEELRGKRIRTAGSTVSAWVEEAGGIPVNVPSSEMYSGLDRGSLDCATNAVNDLVDRSLWEVAEHTTLLPTGMYWSGPQWGFNSGFWNGLSDEQRDVFKEASAKAMTRMIVQYLGAADAAMEEAQSKGGNIYEPGEDLMASVEKFREEALLNVYNKAGEEFGVEDPEALIDGFIATYNKWEDLVGTVDREDEEALAELAMKEIYNKLPADYGIY